Proteins from a genomic interval of Pseudodesulfovibrio nedwellii:
- a CDS encoding nitroreductase family protein → MPLFTINSEKCIKDGLCAAECPAGCIVFENGALPVPHEKKQAYCLECGHCVAVCPTGAIALERFPTEAVRQRKDLRISQAQGEQFLRARRSVRTFKETPVSRAMLISLLQTAEYCPSAHNARPTRWAVADSPEKVALVANSVVDWMRREAEGETAVSGRLHLPGIVRAWDNGLDLVCRNAPALAVAYGPQKGIMPREDAVVAVTYLDLAASSVGLGGCWCGYVIAAATYDRKVTDLLGVPEDCAVYGALLLGRPVRSLSFIPPRPEPTVRWI, encoded by the coding sequence ATGCCTTTGTTCACTATAAATTCTGAGAAATGTATAAAGGACGGACTCTGTGCCGCCGAATGTCCCGCTGGATGTATTGTTTTTGAAAACGGGGCGTTGCCAGTACCACACGAAAAAAAACAGGCGTACTGTCTGGAGTGTGGGCATTGTGTGGCAGTGTGCCCTACCGGGGCCATTGCTTTGGAAAGGTTCCCGACAGAAGCCGTGCGACAGAGAAAGGATTTGCGGATATCTCAGGCGCAAGGCGAACAGTTTCTCAGGGCGCGTCGATCCGTACGCACTTTCAAGGAGACCCCTGTGAGCCGGGCAATGCTTATATCTTTGCTTCAGACTGCTGAATACTGTCCATCAGCTCATAACGCCCGACCAACTCGGTGGGCTGTGGCTGATTCTCCAGAGAAAGTCGCATTGGTCGCCAACTCCGTGGTGGATTGGATGCGGAGAGAGGCCGAAGGGGAGACTGCGGTTTCAGGCAGGTTGCATTTACCCGGTATTGTCCGTGCGTGGGACAATGGTCTCGATCTTGTTTGTCGGAATGCCCCAGCTCTTGCTGTAGCTTATGGTCCGCAAAAGGGAATTATGCCGCGTGAGGATGCGGTTGTCGCTGTTACCTATCTGGATTTGGCCGCTTCATCAGTCGGACTTGGTGGGTGTTGGTGTGGGTATGTGATTGCGGCGGCAACATATGATCGTAAGGTGACTGACCTTCTTGGCGTGCCGGAAGATTGTGCTGTGTATGGCGCATTGCTTCTTGGTAGACCTGTTAGAAGCTTATCGTTCATTCCTCCGAGGCCGGAACCGACTGTGCGGTGGATCTAG
- a CDS encoding substrate-binding periplasmic protein, with the protein MQCVRLFSWCLVVFVAASVMVGIAHARDVTVGIGFSLPPYVIKEEHAGLEVDIIRESFAAVGMNTQFMYLPKLRLPVAFADSMVDCVATNATYDMSYESGLESFDSDVTLVYQNYAVAMKRSGFNLQSINDLKDKVVLSFNNAVKYLGSEYAAMATENLQYKELADQSLQVRMLYSGRVQVVVSDKRIFLYWRKKLLSGSASEDIDIKQDVQFFSIFPPSPRNLSFKDRELCDAFNRGLRSLHKNGAYDVIVQRYAGIESE; encoded by the coding sequence ATGCAATGCGTCCGCTTGTTTTCATGGTGTCTTGTTGTGTTTGTCGCGGCCAGTGTAATGGTCGGAATCGCACACGCTCGTGATGTTACGGTTGGTATCGGGTTTTCATTGCCTCCTTATGTGATCAAAGAGGAGCATGCAGGGCTGGAGGTTGATATTATTCGTGAGTCGTTTGCAGCGGTCGGTATGAATACACAATTCATGTATTTACCGAAGTTGCGATTGCCGGTTGCCTTTGCGGACAGCATGGTTGATTGCGTGGCGACGAATGCTACGTATGATATGTCTTACGAGTCCGGTTTGGAATCTTTTGATTCGGATGTGACCCTTGTCTATCAGAATTACGCAGTGGCTATGAAACGCTCAGGGTTTAACCTTCAATCCATTAACGATCTTAAAGATAAAGTGGTTTTGAGTTTTAATAATGCGGTCAAGTACCTCGGTTCTGAATATGCTGCCATGGCTACCGAAAATTTACAGTATAAAGAATTGGCCGATCAATCGCTTCAGGTTCGTATGTTATATTCCGGGAGAGTACAGGTCGTGGTTTCGGATAAACGAATATTTCTTTACTGGCGCAAAAAATTGCTCAGTGGTTCTGCGTCAGAAGATATTGATATAAAGCAGGATGTCCAATTTTTCTCGATATTTCCACCATCTCCACGCAACCTTTCTTTTAAGGATCGCGAACTTTGTGATGCCTTTAATCGCGGATTGAGGTCGTTGCATAAAAACGGTGCATATGACGTGATTGTTCAACGGTATGCAGGGATTGAGTCGGAATAG
- a CDS encoding acetate--CoA ligase family protein, producing the protein MADSHFAFGSVQVAVNYDAINALFEEAHAEGRDSLFEYEVYDLLKESGAETPPKCVLLERGARPDDATLSSLTGDKVVLKIVSPTIVHKTEVGGVRVVENSPDAIRSAWRRMLYEVPENYVAFLERQSSTAPDHYQGLEGESLIQAVARDVRGVLMVQFMEPDSKEFGNELIVGIRKTREFGAVLGAGLGGTDTEIYAERFRKGQAVTLCSTAMTNGEQFFQLFKKTLSYKKLAGLTRGQRRIVTDEQLVECFSSFIDMANHYSPQNPDAPFHIEELEINPFAYADYLMVPLDGMCRFSRPGSVPAPRPVDKIASLLHPKTIGIIGVSASRMNFGRIILNNVLEAGFAKNDVRIIRPGVDAIDGVVCVSDLASLDRKLDLFVVAVSAQQVPALVDELVELDVANGVMLIPGGMGETEESKERAAEVIAKINAAHAQGTGPVFLGGNCMGVVSRPGNYDTWFIPEEKLPELKGSPHRAAFISQSGAFMLTRLSQCPELNPSYMISMGNQTDLTLGDMVAHFADSDAVDVIAVYAEGFNDMDGLAFCRSVRRAVLAGKDVVFYKAGRTPEGKSATSGHTASLAGDYPVCESCVRQAGAIVAQSFTQFENLFMLAERLHDKVIRGNRLAAMSGAGFEAVGMADSIQSDDYRMELAPLSKKTQAALNELFVKNRLDSLVTVTNPLDITPGSNDQVHADAIRILAEGPNVDAVVAGLDPMSPVMRTLADPDTPLTMDDERSIAALLAELLPTLDTPVIGVVDGGRQYDALEDRLKGVGLCTFRTSDLAVAALAQYIEGRLNAGALRQRV; encoded by the coding sequence GTGGCAGATTCTCATTTTGCATTTGGGTCCGTGCAGGTGGCGGTTAATTATGACGCCATTAATGCGTTGTTTGAAGAGGCTCACGCCGAAGGGCGGGATAGTCTTTTCGAGTACGAAGTCTATGATTTGCTTAAGGAATCTGGCGCTGAAACACCGCCTAAGTGTGTGCTCTTGGAGCGGGGCGCTCGGCCTGATGACGCGACCCTATCGAGTCTGACCGGTGACAAGGTGGTGCTCAAGATTGTTTCACCCACTATAGTACACAAGACTGAAGTCGGTGGCGTGCGTGTCGTGGAAAATTCTCCGGATGCCATCCGTTCTGCTTGGCGTCGTATGCTGTATGAAGTCCCTGAAAATTATGTGGCTTTTCTTGAACGCCAGTCTTCAACAGCCCCGGATCACTACCAAGGGCTTGAAGGTGAGTCGTTGATACAGGCCGTTGCCCGTGATGTGCGCGGCGTACTTATGGTCCAGTTCATGGAGCCGGATTCCAAGGAATTTGGCAATGAGCTTATTGTCGGGATTCGAAAGACGAGAGAGTTTGGTGCTGTTTTAGGGGCGGGTCTTGGCGGGACTGATACTGAAATATATGCCGAGCGATTCAGGAAAGGACAGGCTGTCACCTTGTGTTCTACGGCCATGACCAACGGTGAGCAGTTTTTTCAATTGTTCAAGAAGACCTTGTCCTACAAAAAATTGGCTGGGTTGACGCGTGGCCAGCGGCGTATTGTCACCGATGAGCAGCTTGTCGAGTGCTTTTCTTCATTTATTGATATGGCCAACCACTACTCGCCGCAAAATCCAGACGCACCGTTTCATATTGAGGAGTTGGAAATTAATCCGTTTGCCTACGCGGATTATCTCATGGTGCCATTGGACGGTATGTGTCGGTTTTCTCGCCCCGGCTCAGTACCTGCGCCGAGGCCTGTGGACAAGATCGCTTCGTTGTTGCATCCGAAGACCATCGGCATCATTGGTGTCTCTGCCTCTCGTATGAATTTTGGACGGATCATTCTTAACAATGTGCTTGAAGCCGGATTTGCAAAGAATGATGTGCGGATCATTCGTCCGGGCGTCGATGCAATCGACGGCGTAGTTTGCGTGTCTGATCTTGCGTCCCTTGATCGTAAGCTTGATTTGTTTGTGGTGGCTGTGAGTGCGCAACAGGTTCCGGCATTGGTCGATGAACTTGTGGAGCTGGATGTCGCCAATGGTGTGATGCTGATTCCCGGTGGCATGGGTGAAACCGAAGAAAGCAAGGAACGTGCCGCCGAAGTGATAGCAAAGATCAACGCGGCCCATGCTCAGGGAACCGGTCCCGTTTTTCTCGGTGGCAATTGCATGGGCGTGGTATCGCGTCCCGGCAACTATGATACATGGTTCATCCCGGAAGAAAAGCTGCCTGAATTGAAAGGGTCTCCGCATAGGGCTGCGTTTATTTCCCAGTCGGGTGCATTTATGCTGACTCGGTTGTCTCAATGTCCTGAGCTCAACCCGTCATATATGATTTCCATGGGGAACCAGACAGATTTGACACTTGGCGACATGGTAGCCCACTTTGCAGACTCGGATGCCGTGGATGTAATCGCGGTTTATGCCGAAGGTTTTAACGACATGGACGGACTGGCGTTTTGTCGGTCAGTTCGTCGAGCTGTATTGGCAGGAAAGGACGTTGTCTTTTACAAGGCGGGACGTACCCCTGAGGGAAAATCCGCAACCAGTGGACATACGGCATCATTGGCAGGTGATTATCCCGTCTGTGAATCCTGTGTGCGTCAGGCCGGGGCTATTGTCGCCCAATCTTTCACTCAATTTGAGAACCTGTTTATGTTGGCGGAACGACTTCACGACAAGGTCATTCGTGGTAATCGGCTGGCCGCTATGTCTGGCGCTGGTTTCGAGGCCGTTGGTATGGCTGATTCCATTCAGTCGGACGACTATCGTATGGAGTTAGCCCCGCTTTCAAAAAAGACCCAAGCGGCTTTGAATGAACTTTTCGTGAAAAATCGACTTGATTCGTTGGTTACAGTGACTAATCCGCTTGATATTACGCCCGGTTCCAATGATCAGGTTCATGCTGATGCCATACGTATTTTGGCTGAAGGACCGAATGTTGATGCCGTGGTGGCGGGGTTGGACCCGATGTCGCCAGTCATGCGGACTTTGGCTGATCCTGATACTCCGCTGACCATGGATGATGAACGATCCATTGCTGCTTTATTGGCAGAGCTTTTGCCGACGCTTGATACGCCGGTTATCGGTGTTGTTGATGGCGGGCGGCAGTATGATGCGCTTGAAGATCGTCTCAAGGGAGTTGGGTTGTGTACGTTCCGTACTTCGGATTTGGCGGTGGCCGCGCTTGCTCAGTATATTGAAGGGCGGTTGAATGCGGGGGCGCTTCGACAGCGAGTTTGA